The following proteins come from a genomic window of Chryseobacterium glaciei:
- a CDS encoding YtxH domain-containing protein — protein sequence MSRKEKNTAGILAGLLAGAAAGVILGMLYAPEEGKETRKKIKTKASDLKDQAKEKYGEVSEKVKDQYGNISSTFKETANNVAHTMKDGYDKYKDQIVSKTTDVVKNVEAELNDLK from the coding sequence ATGTCTAGAAAAGAGAAAAATACAGCAGGTATATTAGCGGGACTTCTTGCAGGTGCTGCAGCAGGTGTAATCTTAGGAATGCTTTATGCTCCGGAAGAAGGAAAAGAAACTAGAAAAAAAATTAAAACTAAAGCTAGCGATCTTAAAGATCAGGCTAAAGAAAAGTATGGAGAGGTTTCTGAAAAAGTGAAAGACCAATATGGTAATATTTCATCTACTTTTAAAGAAACAGCTAATAATGTAGCTCATACAATGAAAGACGGTTACGATAAATACAAAGATCAGATTGTTTCTAAAACTACAGATGTAGTGAAAAATGTAGAAGCAGAATTGAACGATCTTAAATAA
- a CDS encoding phage holin family protein, with product MIETIKEYASKRIDLLKIEATEKSSLSAGIIAYLAILLTAFAFFIILFNFGIAFLIGKALDNISYGFLIVAAFYFVVMILVVFFKTRIVNSVADQVIKFLNH from the coding sequence ATGATAGAAACTATAAAAGAATATGCATCTAAGAGAATAGATCTTCTGAAGATTGAAGCTACAGAAAAGTCTTCTCTTTCTGCCGGTATCATTGCCTATCTTGCCATATTACTTACCGCTTTTGCTTTTTTTATCATCCTTTTTAATTTTGGGATTGCATTTCTTATTGGCAAAGCTTTAGATAATATTTCTTATGGATTTTTAATTGTTGCTGCCTTTTACTTTGTAGTTATGATTCTTGTTGTTTTCTTTAAAACCAGAATCGTAAATTCGGTAGCAGATCAGGTAATTAAATTTTTAAATCATTAA
- a CDS encoding phosphoribosyl-ATP pyrophosphatase, with the protein MGRNYDSLKELRIKKNLLKGEINDLENLLTFKNTKESLSAFTNGLTDQYLQEKVDEDGDEKIVLRKDVIAKQLTTEVKDMFVNRNTAMGIASSALKGNAMDSLIKLGITALVGNYAKKNMSSSNWKKKLLGAALIYIAPIALKFVRKKLESYQKNKSVSSLEQLI; encoded by the coding sequence ATGGGCAGAAACTACGACAGCTTAAAAGAATTAAGAATCAAGAAAAATTTATTGAAAGGTGAAATCAATGATTTGGAAAATCTTCTGACTTTTAAAAATACAAAAGAAAGTTTAAGCGCATTTACCAATGGTTTAACAGATCAATATCTACAGGAAAAGGTAGATGAAGATGGTGATGAAAAAATTGTTCTAAGAAAAGATGTGATTGCCAAACAATTGACCACTGAGGTTAAAGATATGTTTGTCAATAGAAATACCGCCATGGGAATTGCAAGTTCTGCATTAAAAGGAAATGCAATGGACAGCCTTATCAAGCTAGGAATCACTGCGTTGGTAGGGAATTATGCAAAGAAAAACATGAGCAGTTCTAATTGGAAGAAGAAACTTCTGGGCGCTGCGTTGATCTACATCGCTCCTATTGCATTGAAATTTGTACGAAAAAAATTAGAAAGCTATCAGAAAAATAAAAGTGTTTCAAGCTTGGAACAGCTTATATAG
- a CDS encoding TrmH family RNA methyltransferase produces MLTAHTIKILQSLDKKKFRQKYNLFLVEGNKIICELPNSNFKIKEIFSTDPQKLDRTDAPITHVSENELKKISFLKTPKDSVAVCHLKTEEIFKDKNVQLVLDGIQDPGNLGTIIRLADWFGIEQIICSEDTVDVYNPKVIMSTMGSFTRVNMVYTDLVEYLSNTKNINIGTDMEGENIYTFKKPEKMNLILGNEGNGMRPETEKLLQKSISIPRFGKSQSTESLNVSMAAGIILGQLFRVGEK; encoded by the coding sequence ATGCTTACAGCTCATACAATAAAAATTTTACAGTCTTTAGATAAAAAGAAGTTCAGACAAAAATACAATTTGTTTTTGGTTGAAGGTAATAAAATCATTTGCGAACTTCCCAATTCTAATTTTAAAATTAAAGAAATATTTTCTACCGATCCGCAAAAATTGGACCGTACGGATGCTCCCATCACTCATGTGTCTGAAAATGAGTTGAAAAAAATTAGTTTCCTGAAAACTCCAAAAGATTCTGTGGCAGTTTGCCACTTAAAAACAGAAGAAATATTTAAGGATAAAAATGTTCAGCTTGTGTTGGACGGAATTCAGGATCCCGGAAATTTGGGTACGATCATTCGATTGGCAGATTGGTTTGGAATTGAACAGATTATTTGCAGTGAAGACACAGTAGATGTTTATAATCCGAAGGTTATTATGTCGACTATGGGCTCTTTTACGAGGGTAAATATGGTTTATACTGATTTGGTTGAATATCTTTCAAACACAAAAAATATAAATATCGGAACCGATATGGAAGGCGAAAACATCTATACTTTCAAAAAACCTGAAAAAATGAATCTGATTTTAGGTAACGAAGGCAATGGAATGCGCCCAGAAACAGAAAAATTACTTCAAAAAAGCATCAGTATCCCAAGATTTGGTAAATCTCAATCCACAGAAAGCCTGAATGTTTCAATGGCTGCAGGGATTATTTTAGGACAACTTTTCAGGGTAGGAGAGAAATAG